TCAGAGGCACAGCCTAGTGCCGGAGGAGGACTTGACGAAGGAGAGAAGCAACATTGCAATGGAGATTGTGGGTTGGAGAATGCAAGATTTCCTGAGCATGTGTATTGGGACTTCAAGATAAACTTCCTAGGAGAAAAAGATACTGTCCCTGTTCACTTTTGTCACCACTGTGGATTTCCCATCAGAATTTATGGACGCATGATACCCTGCCTACATGTCTTCTGCTATGACTGTGCCGCTTTGCATGGGGAAAAGGGAGATAAGAAGTGCCCGAGCTGTAGTGAACCAGTGCAGCAAGTCGAGCATTATACCCGAGATTCTTTCCAGACGTAGCAGCATGCAAGTAACCCAGTCTGCGCTGCTGCCTGTAGCCCCGAAAGCCAGTGTAATACAAATCCTTCTGCCCTGAACATAGTGGCCAACTGGTAAATGCCCCCTCCACACCACTCTAACCCTAACGCTTTCCCAAGGCTCGTGAATCCAAGCTGTAGTTTCATTCTTCCTCTTTTTGTTGCCAAGGTGAGTCCTACTCCCAAGTGGTGTCCTCTCCACCTTGAAGAACACAGAGTTTGGCTTCTCATTCTCCGCTCTCAGGGCCACATCCTCAGAACAAGATCGAAACGTCTTTGCTGCCATTGAAGTAACTCTAACTGAGGAGGCTACAGGAATGACAGACAGCAGCACCATCTGTAGACTGATAGAAGTCTATTACACTAAACTACAAGATACAGACTCCCTCTAGCTGTCCGAGCTGCACGCTTCTGTCATAGAACAGTCATTGCCGTGGCTGCAAGACACTCTGGGatcttaaatcttttttttttttttaatcctgtcttCAAAGCACATAGCTGCAGACAAGTGGTTCGGACTACAGCTGTTGTTCTAAGCCCCTTTGCCTTTAGTGCGGCAAACTGCTGCAAAGACGTTAGCTTCTAGTATAAACTAAAAACAGACTCCGTACTTTGAGTAATGCTGCTGTTCAAAGGGACATGGTTGGGTTAAAAAATCCTACTAGTAAAGACTTTTAAGATTATGATtaagattattaaaactgaaagaatggCATCTTTGCCTTCGTGTCTTGTGTACTCCTAGTTCGCTGACGTTGCCTAGTCTTGTTTTGATTTCTAGtctttcactttcaggttcttatGCAATGTCACAGTGTTGGGATTGCAAGTGCTGCAGGGTAACAATCTCTTCTTCAAGCCATTTCCCCCTGGATTTAAGTGTTCACAAACATTTCTCTTGGTCCTGGATTTTAGAACTTGTCTTATATAAATGTagcccctctgccccctttccccccgaTGTTTGACATACAATGGTTGGTTTCACGTGCAGTGTGTTCTGTCAGTCAGTGTGTAATTTGGATTGGAAATTGCCATAATCTCTGCAAAGAATGAGACTTAATTGCGCTCTTCTGAGCGCCCGGCATCTTCCAGTATAGATGTTCTACTTCACTCAGCAGTTGGGCTTCCCTTTTGTAATTGATTCACGCAGCTCAATAGCAATATAGAGAGGAGACCTATATTCCCCTCACTCTTGCTGCTAGCTGATATGGTAAGGAGAGCATTACAACTGGAACACTTTTTAATTTCTCACTGATGCTGAAAAGTGCCCCCAATACAGATCCCAAGGGCTCTGCTTTTTGTCTGCCAGCCCACGGATCTTCGGCTGTCCAGGTTTCTCTGAAACGCCTGAAATTAGTATAATATTCTCAAgcacctgccccactccccagaaATCCCctgtatgccaacattttttaaatgtagtttttatATTCAACCTGGGATCCCTACAGTGTATGTATCCTATTGAGTTGAACGAATCATACCATCACACAGAAAATCTTTTCTTGAGTTTGTTTCTGGCAGGCAGTAGAGGGCTGAGCTCTGctgtggtggggggcaggatcACGAATTTTCATAGTGTTTTAGGTGCCAGGTTCTGTTTGTTAACCCCTGCCACTCATGAGAGCATCTAGTCTTGAAATCGTGCACCGTTCTTCTTCCTTTTATATAGAAGCCCTGAAAGTCAGCTGGCTCAGTCCAGAAAGCAAGTGGCCAAGAAAAGCACGTCCTTCCGTCCTGGCTCTGTGGGGTCTGGACACTCTTCGCCTGTTTCTCCTGTCCTAAGTGAAACTCCTCCCATGGGGAAAGCTGCAGTGAACCAGCAATATCGGTAAGCAAGCTCTAGTCTGGTTTCCCTTTAAGATGCATGCTGCAGAATCCCTAGGCTCATGCATATTTTACATGAGAATGTgtgctgtttgtacagcgcctagcacgttAGATTctggtccatgaccagggctcTTAAGTGCTGTGGTATTACTAATAATGAAAAGACCTGTTCTCTCTTTACGATGGTGCAGGTGTGCTAGCCAGCTCCCAGTATAGAGTTGAAAATCTTGTCCCTCCTTAGCCGCCGTAGGGTCATCCCCCTGTTCCCTGTGGCTTTTTGCTCCGTGTAGTCAGTGGTGCTTCCCTAGGGAGCCTATCTTACGGTGTCTCTGAGGAGGGCTTCATGTGCCAAATCAAGCTGTTAGTGTTGCTTTTCTCCAGGGGGGAGGATCCTTAGTGTATCTTCTTCgctgtctttctctctccagtGGAAGCTATTCCAGTGGCCAGCCAGGCAGCAGTGCGGTGCAGCCATTCCACGGCATGATGGATCGGGTGCCCAATGAGCCCTCATACCGGGCCCCGATGGAGAAGCTCTTTTACCTGCCCCACGTCTGCAGCTACACCTGCCTGTCGCGGGTCCGCCCCATCCGGAGCGACCAGTACCGCAGCAAGAACCCCCTTCTCATCCCGCTTCTCTACGACTTCCGGCGCATGACTGCCCGCCGCCGCGTCAACCGCAAGATGGGCTTCCACGTCATCTACAAGACGCCCTGCGGGCTGTGCCTGCGCACCATGCAGGAGATTGAGCGCTATATCTTTGAGACGGACTGTGACTTCCTCTTCCTGGAGATGTTCTGCCTAGACCCCTATGTGCTGGTGGACCGCAAGTTCCAGCCCTACAAGCCCTTCTACTACATTGCAGACATCACCAAAGGCAAGGAGGACGTGCCGCTGTCCTGCGTCAATGAGATAGACACTACCCCTCCTCCACAGGTGGCTTATAGCAAGGAGCGCATCCCGGGGAAAGGAGTCTATATCAACACCGGCTGGGAGTTCCTCGTGGGCTGCGACTGTAAAGACGGCTGCCGAGACAAGTAGGTGACTCTGTGCAGTTCCTCACGTCTCTGGGCGACACGTTGAGGAAAGGCTCTGCAAATAGGCCTTGCTGCATGGCCTGAATGTTACCAGCTCCTGGCTCGGTTGCACGTAGTATGTGGGGGGTGGTAAGGAAGCAAATCTCAGAGGCCAGGGCTCCCCGTGGAGAACACTGTCCCCAATTCTGGGGTACTTGGCTTGAGCCTCCCAACTCACTGCCGCAGCAGAGGGAATGCTTTATAATAAAAGTGTGTCAGGAGCACTGCTCTCGTAAGGTTGAGACTTAAGTTACCGTTTCTCAGCCGATTCCCAAGTATTCTAAAATCCACCTATTCCGATTGTCTCAAAAATCGTTTCCCCTGGTGCGGATGCAGGTTAGGGTTGGTGGCCCCCGCTGATGGAGTGTGGGGTTCCCACAATAGCATTTTGCTTGTTCTAATTTCTTTTGCACGTACCAAGGTCTCAGATTATGGCGCAGATCCCACTGCCTCAGGATTGCTCTGGGCTAGTGTCCTGCCACCGCTGCTCCTTCGGGGAAGCAATGTTAAATGTTTGGGGTAAAAGTTGGCTCTGCAGTGTGGCTCAAGTCATCTGAGCCTGTGCAGCAGGACAGGGGCTCTGTTGCAAGCCAATGTTTGAAGGTAACCTGCCATCAGAGTAAgtttttggggtgtgggggggctcaaAGTGACCTGCTGTAGCACTGTATAGCGAGAGTCCCAAATGTTCATACCCCGTCACTTGTATGTGACTTGAAAGGTGTGACTTCTCTTGTAAAATAAATCTTTGGGGGGGCTTTGTGACTTCAGATCTAAATGTGCCTGCCACCAGCTGACAGTCCAAGCAACAGGCTGCACCCCCGGTGGGCAGATCAACCCCAATTCTGGCTACCAGCACAAGAGGCTGGAGGAATGCCTCCCGACAGGGTGAGTAGAGTGGCACTGTGCTTTTGTTAAGCTGGATTTCTGAGACCAATATGGTCAATCTGACACCATATTGGAGAGCTAGTCGTACACACTGGAACTCCTGGGTTGTATTCCTGGCGCTTTCGCTAACTCCTGGCATTTGACAATACATGTCTGACTCTCGTCACTGTAGTTACCGAATACCTCACTATTTTAATGTAGTTAttctcaacaaaaaaaaaaaccccaaccccacaAATAGGGCATtacattattcctattttatagacggggaaactgaggcacagacttaAGTAACTTGCACctagtcacacaggaagtctgtgatgaAACAGGgaattgaagctgggtctcctgagtcccagtgtcATAACCAGTGCACCATCCTGCCTCTAAGAAACTTCCCCACTTGCCAGGTGGGGGTAGTGCAATTCTTCCTTTCATGTGTTCTTGCAAAATGAAATTagctgtaaagcactttgagcacCTCTGATGATTTGACTGTTCAAGTCCAAGATATTGCTAAGGCTCCATGGCAAATTGGTCCTAGACATGGCACCAGGGAGGGGTTCAGCTTCTGTGGCACTCAAATGCAGCCGGCTGGATGTTCTGTGACCGCTTCAGATTCACTGCAGAACTGAAATGTTGCTGAACGTGGTGAATGCAATCAGTGGGAGCCGTctgtcacattgcttaatgctcTAATGGAAGGCACTCAGGTACTGTAGAAGACTTGCTAAATTATAGTGGACCGACTGGTCAACTGCAGTTAACGTTTATTTTTATAGTAATGCTGTCCCTGAATTTTCAATGTactgctgatttatttatttattcatattagTAACACAAATGCAttggagaaagcaggggccttcTGCACCAAAGTAATTATGCATTATTTCATTCTACAGCGATCCAGCCTTACTACATGGGGTGTGTCAAATCCCCCAGTACGTCACTAGAAATCACTCACATCTTATGGCAAGCGATTTACTTTGAACGATTTTTTTCTCTACACAGCAAAAGCACACTCCTTTCAGACGCAGGGTTATGTCTGGACTTCTGTCCACTTCTGCCTCTAATAGGGATAGGTCCAGTGCTCTTCAGCTGGGAAAACCGCCCTCAGTGGGTTTTATATCAGTTTCTGTAACAAGCAATACCAATGCTATGTGCCCTCTAGAGCGGAAAGCTGGGATTTCCCCATTTGTCAAAATATCACATGCACAAAACCCAGGCAGTGCTAACATAAGATGGTAAGATTCAAAAGGAAACCAGGCAAATGGAGTGGCCTACTCTCTCCTCTGTTTGGTGGGTTTTTAAGAGCTCAGTCTGCGCTTTGAAACTTGCAGCAATAACCATCTGCTTTCCCTTCCCCAGAGTCTATGAATGTAACAAGAGATGCAAATGCAACACAAACATGTGCACCAATCGCTTGGTACAACATGGACTCCAAGTCAGACTCCAGCTATTCAAGACTCAGAACAAAGGCTGGGGAATCCGCTGCCTTGATGATATTGCCAAGGGCTCTTTTGTCTGCATCTATGCAGGTACAGGTGCCATGCCGCAGTGGTACTGAATATCCACCTGGAAGTCCTTTGGTTAAAATCGGGCACGACTAACACAGATCTGTCTTATGAAATGTCTGCTCCTACTAGACTGGGCTGCTATCGCCAACAGTCACAGAAATCCTAAACTATCctttcttaaacaaaacaaatatttatgtaAAATGACACCGACATTCGGTTTTCTGTTCACGTCTGAAGCTCTGTAAAAAGAATTGTCACAAACCTCCTCGCGTGCATGTTAAACTCATTTAAGGATGCACTGCAGTTTCATCCCTGCTTTTCCCCGTAAACAAGGAAATACAGAAACCATGGTGACTGCGATGCCAGTATTGAGAAGTGAAGCATTTGCCTAGAGCGAAGGCTTCCCCTGTGGCATTAATTCAGCAGCATTGCACAGACATAGCTACCTGCTTCCTGTTTGTTTAAACAATCTAGCACTGGGTTGCCAATAACTGAGTGATGTTGCTACAGTGCTAGTTTCTTATACGAACTTGTGTTCTTGGCCTACGTGACTCCAGCTGTCATTGCCAGTACAGAGACTGGACACTCTGGCTAATCAGTTCTCTCTTCCGAGAGTCCCTGGCTGGGTAGGGCTTTCATGTAGTCATGAAAGTGCAGTaggtttaacaaaacaaaaaaagggccTTAAACAGGGCTAGGTTCTCCCTGCTGGCTTTACAGCTTGTTTCAGTGACCTGCCGGGGAAGCTCCGCAGTAGGGCAGATTGGAAATGCTGCCCCAGTGCCTCAGAGCCCTCACTCTCTGTGGGCTGGGCTTCCTGGCTGTACTATTTCCCATGACACACCATGGGCCCTCCTCTTGCTTGTGCttgcattgtgggagatgtagtccctCTGGGGATCCCAGCATGTAGAGGAGAATAGGGACATGAAGGTCCTGAACTGCAGCTCCCATGAGGCCTCGTGGTGGCATTTCAGATTAAAAGTTTTCTGTTTTCTGGTGTTTGGCTTTTTAACAAAGTTGAATTTTTCCATGGAAgccagatgctttttttttttttttccacttaaatTCTTGAGTCCAAACCCAATTATCCAATGAAAAATAGCTTCAGTGGAAAACTCTCCACCGGCCTTACTCAGCTGTTGTTATACTTCCAGCTCCCTGATTTGGGGGTCAACCAGGGTCATCTCAGGCACACCGAGCTGTTTTAACCCTCCTTGCCTTAGCCACAGGCATAGCCTGCTTTGTTTTCAGAGCATAGCTTGGGAGTAGACCCAGGCCTGTTTCCTTTTGAAGGGGTAACACACCCACTAAAGTTCATGCCGCGCTCGTTTTCCAGGGAAAATCCTGACGGACGACTTTGCCGACAAAGAAGGGCTGGAGATGGGGGACGAGTACTTCGCCAACCTGGATCACATTGAGAGCGTGGAGAACTTCAAGGAGGGCTACGAGAGCGATGCCAAGTGCTCCTCCGACAGCAGTGGCGTGGACCTGAAGGACGAAGAGGAAGAGAACACCGGCACCGAGGAGCAGGATGAGTCCAACGAGGACAGCTCTGACGACAACTTCTGCAAGGACGAGGATTTCAGCACCAGCTCGGTGTGGCGCAGCTATGCTACCCGCCGGCAGACCCGGGGCCAGAAGGAGAATGGCCTGTCTGAGACAGCCTCCAAGGACTCCGGCCTCACCAGGCAGATCAGCCACGACGAGGTCGCCATGACCGCCGCCTGCAAACTGCCTGTGTCTGAGGAGACCTCCAAAAACAAAGTGGCCTCATGGCTGAGCTCCAACAGCATGTCGGACAGCTTCCAGGACAATGATAGCGCCTCCTCGTTCAAGATGACCGAGGCCAGCGAGGTCAAGGCAGGCAAAGTGGAAGTCCTGGGTGATCGAGAGAAGCCCTCCACTTCTGGGCTTGGGGGCAAGGAGGCCTTTGGCTTGGATGCAGACTCAAAGATGCAGAAGAAGGAGGTAAGAGAGAGGCTGATGTGGTGATGCTCGAAGTACATGGCATTCCCAGTCGCTGGGGAGATGGAGCATCAGCACCCCTCTTTATAGATGAGGTGCAGAGGAGGGAAATGCCTGGACCAGCCATGCCATGCAGCATTCCTGGATCCCAAGGCTGTGTTCAGCTAGGCTACAATGCCATTTTGTACAGCCGGCCTCGCCTTGGTAtctgtgaagtagggaagcaTTCTCCTGATTGCCTGCGTGGGAAAACAGGCGCAGAGAAGGCAAGTGACATGCCCAGGGTCAAACAGGGAGGCTGTCActgagccagaaatagaacccaagacTTCAGTCCCAGGTCAGTGCCCCCTctgctagatcagtggttctcaaccaggggtttgAAGCCCCCTGGGGGGGCcctgagcaggtttcagaggggctgccaagcagggccagctgcATAGGTTGAAGCCCAGGCGGtgtgagccctgccacccggggctgaagccgaagcctgagcaatgtagcttcatgggggcccctgtggcataaggccccaggcaattgccctgcttgctaccccctaacaccggccctggcttttatatgcagaaaaccagttactgcatatggggcctcagaaagaaaaaggatgagaacccctgtgctagatcATCCTTCCTACAGCATACACGTTAAACTCATCCAAGGGAATTGCAGCATTGAGTAGAGAAGTATCAAAAGACCCAAGTACTAATTTACATAATACGTAATTACTTGGCCAAGCTGCAACTAACAGGAAGGGTAGAAGCATTGAGGGATTGGAGGGATCCAAGGGCTATTACTCGAAGGAATGGATgatattaagaaagggaaaaatgcaGGGAAGATTTAACAGTGAGATCTGTTgcactgtggaatagtctcctatGGGAAGGTGAAGTGTCCTATTGTAAGGTACTTAATCCCTGGAGGACAGATTTAAGGCCCAAACCTGTGCTGAGCAGTGTCAGTGGACTTTATGGAAATGAGATTGAAAGTTAAGCCCTTGTAGAAGGCTGGAAAGCCCCAGATGAAGGTATATCCGGTGGAAACCAGTCCCCAGAAGAGTCTCTCTTTATAGCACCTGGGTCTTATGGCTAGTGGGTTACAGTACTTCAGGTCTCTGAGGTGCCAGATCTATATTCACAGAAAGCGAAATGCAGCCTGCAGAAGAGGTGTTAACTGTCTCTTACTTTTTTCACTTTGTAGGAATCTGAAGAGCCAAACAAGCTTTCGCTGTAAGTGTTGAAATATTTGAATTTGAGTGAAACGTTGCAGTTTACCAGTGCTGTCTGGGTATCTTTACTGCCACAATCACTGTCGCGTGTAGATGCCTCCCCAGTAATTAAGCTAGCCTCTGTGTACAGCCAGTGAGGGAGGTCCATGGTAGCTGAGTGAGAAACCAGCTCCATGCCAACAGAGGGGGCCGGGAAAGCTGCTGCATTACTACCGAGGCTGGTGAAGCCCTTGCATGTTAGGCCATGGAACTGGACTGGCTAGATTAGCAAGTTATACAGTCAGGTGTGAGCATCTCTTATCTTCTCCAGTTCTGTGTTAGAAGCTCTCCTGGGCATCACTGTGTTTCCGAGTATCCCTAGGACAGGTGGGGGAGATGGCTAGGAAGCAGCGTGCGTGACTTATTTTGTTCTTGCCCCCTGCAGGGCATCTGAGACAGGCAAGGTGTATGGCTATAATCCAAGCCCTATGAAACTCGAGGGGATCCGGAGGCCACCAAGCAAGACGATCATGCATCAGAGCAAAAGGCACTTGGCTCCTCCTCAGCAAGCAGCTGACGTAAGAATCgtgctttagggcctgatctttgAAGACTGGCCTGTGCCTTGTGGGCTTTTTGGTTTGCACTGCAAAACGGCAGGCGGTGTGAGGCCCTCTTTAAACTCAAGAGCTTTACATGTTCCAGCCTGATTAAGAGCTAGCCCCCAGTCCAGTGGATTATGATTGCTAGTTCCTTGGGGTTACAGCTTTCCAGGGTTTGCTTTGAATTGCAGGCACCTGTATTTGGGTTTCGAAGGCTCTGGCTTGCTATGGTAAAGCAGCTGTAGTGACTTGGTCTAAATGGGGTGAGGGACTCTGCTGTGGGGACTCTTCCATGCGTGGTGTTCAGATGATTGCCAGAATTAGTGTTAAGAAGGAATTGTCCCTAGGGCACATTGACAGGGACCGTAGGTTTCCTTATGCCTTCCCCTAGGACACTGAGCATCTGTTTGGGTCAGATAGACCTGATGTGGTTGATCTCTCGCAATTCCAGCGAGCGTGGATGGATCTTGGCGCTTCCTTATTTCTTTTTGTAAGAGATCGTTCACTCCAGGCTGCACGACAACCACTTGTGTTCTGTGATCCTTAGCTCTTTGTGTGTGTCATATATTTCATACAACATTGGGCACtgaatttggggttttttaaatcaaaacacttTCTGCATCGTTAACTCCTAATTGCAGAACATAAAAAAGGAAGCTAATCAAATCAGCCCTTGTTGCTATTATAAAAGTTGATGAAATCAAACTTCTGACCATTAGTGGTCATTAAAGAACTTATTTCACGCAGCGAGGGGAGGCGTGTTACCTCCCAGTGTTCTGGTCAAATTCCACCTTGGAGTTACTAACCAGCCTCTCTgatttccccctgcagtttcaaccTGAACATTATTCTTTTCCCATTTAATAAACTGTGGACTGTAGTGCTGCTTTGTGCTGTTAGCTGCCACAtaccacctcagaggtggctaaAATCCTTCCTGTCCAAATAGTCTTCAAGACAAAAGTTGCTATAGAAATTTTTTGAAGGCTCTAGGCCTGTTCATCAGGGTTCCAGGAcccagggttctgttcctgccttttccgtgtgtgtatttaaaatgaCTTCCCAAGGGTATCAGAAGCTTTAATGAATGAAAGGGCTTTGATAGTTGCTGAAAGGTTCTATAGAAAGGCACAATATTTAAGCACAGCTCCTTGGAGAAAGGGGAATTAATTCTCTCCGAGGCTTTAGCAGCATGCTGGAGAAGGTAAAACGATGCTTTTGGCCTGCATTGCAACCCCTCTGAGACGCTGGTACACGTGCCTGTTTCCAGGATGTGCTGACACTGTCAAGTAGCACGGACAGCGAGGGGGAGAATGGCCAGCCGGCAGCAGGACAAGCGCAGGGCAACACGAATGATAGTGATGACATCCAGACGATTTCCTCTGGCTCCGAGGAAGAGGACATCGATGATAAAAAGAATTCCTCTTCCGGGCTAGGTAAGTGCAGCAGGGGCATTTGGTGAAGGACTAATGGGATTGAACAGGGAGCTCTGTACAGAGAAGCGATGGGAGGTGTTGATAACATGATGACAAATGTGTCTCCAGTGCCCTGGGCAGACCAGCTGTTTCTACACGTTACACTGGTCCCAGTGCAGCTGACTACAGACTAAATTCTAATTGAGGGCTAAAGTTTCTCAAAGTGactggttttgggtgcccaacttgagacactttaaagggacCTGACTTCAGGTGGGTGCTCGGCccttcctgaaaatcaggcccctcacaatgggcacccaaaattactcCTCAGTCTGGAAAACTTTAGGCCTGAGATTCTGAAGAAAGAGCTATTTGTTTTTCTGTGGATTTCTGGGCATGGGCTGGCATTGAGCAGGGATTCCAGGATCCCTGGGTCCCAGCTTCAGAGAGGATTCAGGATTTTGTCCCAGCTCTAGAAGCTGAATCCTGAATGGTTTGAGTCTTGGCTGAAACAGGACAGTTTGTTAGCAGGCAGCGCTGGTTGAGTTGAACTGATTTCAGCTCACCAGCTACCCGCTAAAGTACCGTCACTGTCTTCGACCCCTTTAAGAAAGTGAGAGGAAACCTCGCGGTGATGATTTCTCTGATTTGGCAGGTCCCATTAAAAGGCAAGTGGCAGTGAAGTCCACACGAGGTTTTGCCCTCAAATCGACTCACGGGATTGCCATAAAGTCGACCAATATGGCATCAGCTGACAAGGGGGAGAACATGCTCGTGCGCAAAAACACCCGCCAGTTTTATGACGGCGAAGAGTCCTGCTATATCATTGATGCCAAACTCGAAGGGAACCTCGGCCGTTACCTCAATGTGAGTTCCCTCTTCTTGCGCGCTCTCCTAGGCAGTGCTGTGCATGTGTCCTCTCGGAGCATCAACAGTGCTGTCTGGCTCTCGGCTTCTGTTTGATTTGAGCAAATGTTGCACCGGAGTTTCACTTCTCTTAGGTAGCCTTGTGGGGCCGAATCAAGTTCCCCATTTGCCATACTTCGAACTTCAGCCCTGTCCCGGAGGGTTTCCTCCGGCTGACACGGTTAGGTGGGAGACCAGTGACTGCCAGTTCTGGTGGCTATTAAGTCAACACCTATCCCCTAGGGACCGAACTGAGTTCGGTGTCGCTTCAAACATCCGTTACCGAGCTGTCCCAGTGCAGGGTGCTGGActtgacctctccaggtcccgcCCAGCCCTTTAGTTCTGTGATTTAAAGGTGAACATTAACCTGCAGCTTGTCTGCTTTAGGTTTGTCGCTCTGTGCTCGACTCTAGACCAGCTTAGCAAGGAAGTGAAACCTGTCAAAGCAGCTGCTCCACAGTGGAGCGTATTTGCTCTTGATGTTGGGTGGGGGATGGAAATGCCGGAGTTGAAGATGGATGCGAAGTGCGgttgtgtgacacacacacattacagacTCTGCAGGCTCTTCATCTATTACAGGACAGAACGT
The sequence above is a segment of the Chelonia mydas isolate rCheMyd1 chromosome 24, rCheMyd1.pri.v2, whole genome shotgun sequence genome. Coding sequences within it:
- the SETDB1 gene encoding histone-lysine N-methyltransferase SETDB1 isoform X7 gives rise to the protein MEVIEIPDEDDDDVMSIDSGWKRSETSNRISKDQTLLREAMAAMRKSAQDVQKFMEAVNKKTNAQDLQKDGLSSPPSSVGASQQVSSALAGSDLSNDGDLVVGMRILGKKRTKTWHKGILIAIQAVGAGKKFKVKFDNKGKSLLSGNHIAYDYHPSAEKLYVGSRVVAKYKDGNQVWLYAGIVAETPNMKNKLRFLIFFDDGYASYVTQSELYPICRPLKKTWEDIEDVSCRDFIEEYISAYPNRPMVLLKSGQLIKTEWEGTWWKSRVEEVDGSLVKILFLTDAVNVTMFSLPQDDKRCEWIYRGSTRLEPMFSMKTSTASALEKKQGGQMRTRPNVGAVRSKGPVVQYTQELTGTSTQFKPIEQIQAMSLAAPSVSPQPAEMESPESQLAQSRKQVAKKSTSFRPGSVGSGHSSPVSPVLSETPPMGKAAVNQQYRGSYSSGQPGSSAVQPFHGMMDRVPNEPSYRAPMEKLFYLPHVCSYTCLSRVRPIRSDQYRSKNPLLIPLLYDFRRMTARRRVNRKMGFHVIYKTPCGLCLRTMQEIERYIFETDCDFLFLEMFCLDPYVLVDRKFQPYKPFYYIADITKGKEDVPLSCVNEIDTTPPPQVAYSKERIPGKGVYINTGWEFLVGCDCKDGCRDKSKCACHQLTVQATGCTPGGQINPNSGYQHKRLEECLPTGVYECNKRCKCNTNMCTNRLVQHGLQVRLQLFKTQNKGWGIRCLDDIAKGSFVCIYAGKILTDDFADKEGLEMGDEYFANLDHIESVENFKEGYESDAKCSSDSSGVDLKDEEEENTGTEEQDESNEDSSDDNFCKDEDFSTSSVWRSYATRRQTRGQKENGLSETASKDSGLTRQISHDEVAMTAACKLPVSEETSKNKVASWLSSNSMSDSFQDNDSASSFKMTEASEVKAGKVEVLGDREKPSTSGLGGKEAFGLDADSKMQKKEESEEPNKLSLASETGKVYGYNPSPMKLEGIRRPPSKTIMHQSKRHLAPPQQAADDVLTLSSSTDSEGENGQPAAGQAQGNTNDSDDIQTISSGSEEEDIDDKKNSSSGLGPIKRQVAVKSTRGFALKSTHGIAIKSTNMASADKGENMLVRKNTRQFYDGEESCYIIDAKLEGNLGRYLNHSCSPNLFVQNVFVDTHDLRFPWVAFFASKRIRAGTELTWDYNYEVGSVEGKELLCCCGAIECRGRLL
- the SETDB1 gene encoding histone-lysine N-methyltransferase SETDB1 isoform X6; this encodes MGPAAKMDSPEVTELQQEVMEELGISMEELQQFIDEELEKFECVKQRKQQLEELEKSVEQKEAEVAYVDQLFNDASRAIGKCEILVKDLYSKLGLQYRESSSEDEDSASKPMEVIEIPDEDDDDVMSIDSGWKRSETSNRISKDQTLLREAMAAMRKSAQDVQKFMEAVNKKTNAQDLQKDGLSSPPSSVGASQQVSSALAGSDLSNDGDLVVGMRILGKKRTKTWHKGILIAIQAVGAGKKFKVKFDNKGKSLLSGNHIAYDYHPSAEKLYVGSRVVAKYKDGNQVWLYAGIVAETPNMKNKLRFLIFFDDGYASYVTQSELYPICRPLKKTWEDIEDVSCRDFIEEYISAYPNRPMVLLKSGQLIKTEWEGTWWKSRVEEVDGSLVKILFLTDAVNVTMFSLPQDDKRCEWIYRGSTRLEPMFSMKTSTASALEKKQGGQMRTRPNVGAVRSKGPVVQYTQELTGTSTQFKPIEQIQAMSLAAPSVSPQPAEMESPESQLAQSRKQVAKKSTSFRPGSVGSGHSSPVSPVLSETPPMGKAAVNQQYRGSYSSGQPGSSAVQPFHGMMDRVPNEPSYRAPMEKLFYLPHVCSYTCLSRVRPIRSDQYRSKNPLLIPLLYDFRRMTARRRVNRKMGFHVIYKTPCGLCLRTMQEIERYIFETDCDFLFLEMFCLDPYVLVDRKFQPYKPFYYIADITKGKEDVPLSCVNEIDTTPPPQVAYSKERIPGKGVYINTGWEFLVGCDCKDGCRDKSKCACHQLTVQATGCTPGGQINPNSGYQHKRLEECLPTGVYECNKRCKCNTNMCTNRLVQHGLQVRLQLFKTQNKGWGIRCLDDIAKGSFVCIYAGKILTDDFADKEGLEMGDEYFANLDHIESVENFKEGYESDAKCSSDSSGVDLKDEEEENTGTEEQDESNEDSSDDNFCKDEDFSTSSVWRSYATRRQTRGQKENGLSETASKDSGLTRQISHDEVAMTAACKLPVSEETSKNKVASWLSSNSMSDSFQDNDSASSFKMTEASEVKAGKVEVLGDREKPSTSGLGGKEAFGLDADSKMQKKEESEEPNKLSLASETGKVYGYNPSPMKLEGIRRPPSKTIMHQSKRHLAPPQQAADDVLTLSSSTDSEGENGQPAAGQAQGNTNDSDDIQTISSGSEEEDIDDKKNSSSGLGPIKRQVAVKSTRGFALKSTHGIAIKSTNMASADKGENMLVRKNTRQFYDGEESCYIIDAKLEGNLGRYLNHSCSPNLFVQNVFVDTHDLRFPWVAFFASKRIRAGTELTWDYNYEVGSVEGKELLCCCGAIECRGRLL